A section of the Ornithinimicrobium sufpigmenti genome encodes:
- a CDS encoding lysophospholipid acyltransferase family protein, whose protein sequence is MTRGIWAARARHVLWRALSTLVGGVRIGGSVAPGPKVLVANHTSHADTAALLAALPPSCRPRFVAAQDYWFDRPWRRAVVTTLVGALPVARTGSGYDALRDAARPVLADGGSVVIYPEGTRSAPGTPVGEFRSGALRLAADLGVPLVPVGISGTGRVLPKHGRLRPEGVVLRFGEPLPATQCRDTSPEVVRAAVQALRDDSEAVPRPDSRLYTWLERRSDAQLMGAGFLWGAAEALTWPVMAEVYVVAVGAAQPARAGRVAASVAAGSVAGVVGHTLLARRGVRLPAPLTRPRMHRRARADLRRCGPAGIWRQLFNGVPVKVYAAAAGELGTPLVPFALHTAGARPARMAMAAAVVVVAGRWAHPLMRRRYPEFLIVGSAFFAEGLHQVIRRWR, encoded by the coding sequence ATGACAAGGGGGATCTGGGCGGCGCGGGCCAGGCACGTGCTGTGGCGGGCGCTGTCCACGCTGGTGGGCGGGGTGCGGATCGGCGGCAGCGTGGCTCCTGGTCCGAAGGTGCTGGTCGCCAACCACACCTCGCACGCGGACACCGCCGCACTGCTCGCCGCTCTCCCGCCGTCCTGCCGGCCGAGGTTCGTCGCAGCGCAGGACTACTGGTTCGACCGACCCTGGCGACGTGCCGTGGTGACCACGCTCGTCGGGGCCCTGCCGGTCGCCCGCACCGGCTCGGGCTATGACGCGCTGCGCGACGCCGCCCGCCCTGTCCTGGCCGACGGGGGGAGCGTGGTGATCTACCCCGAGGGCACGCGCAGCGCCCCCGGCACACCCGTGGGGGAGTTCCGCTCCGGGGCGCTGCGGCTGGCCGCGGACCTCGGCGTGCCCCTCGTCCCCGTCGGCATCAGCGGCACCGGACGGGTGCTGCCCAAGCACGGCCGGCTACGGCCAGAAGGAGTGGTCCTGCGCTTCGGCGAGCCCCTCCCGGCCACGCAGTGCCGGGACACGTCCCCGGAGGTCGTCCGGGCCGCCGTCCAGGCGCTGCGCGACGACAGCGAGGCGGTGCCGAGGCCCGACTCCCGGCTCTACACCTGGCTGGAGCGGCGCAGCGATGCCCAGCTCATGGGCGCCGGCTTCCTCTGGGGCGCGGCCGAGGCGCTGACCTGGCCGGTCATGGCCGAGGTGTATGTGGTGGCGGTCGGCGCGGCGCAGCCCGCACGGGCCGGGCGGGTCGCCGCCTCCGTGGCGGCCGGGTCGGTGGCGGGCGTCGTCGGCCACACGCTGCTGGCCCGGCGCGGGGTCCGCCTGCCCGCTCCGCTGACCCGGCCCCGCATGCACCGCAGGGCCCGCGCGGACCTGCGCCGGTGCGGACCGGCCGGGATCTGGCGGCAGTTGTTCAACGGCGTCCCGGTCAAGGTCTACGCGGCCGCAGCGGGGGAGCTGGGTACACCCTTGGTGCCGTTCGCGCTGCATACCGCCGGCGCCCGGCCCGCACGGATGGCGATGGCGGCTGCCGTGGTCGTGGTGGCCGGGAGGTGGGCGCACCCGCTGATGCGGCGCCGCTACCCCGAGTTCCTCATCGTGGGCTCGGCGTTCTTCGCCGAGGGCCTGCACCAGGTCATCCGGCGCTGGCGGTAG
- a CDS encoding spermidine synthase has translation MSIVWDERGGATVMRDGHAQSYVDPDDPLLLVFEYVEQIGLVLQALRPDPAPLATTHVGGGGLTLARWIHRVHPGSPQIVLEPDVALTELVRRELPLPRGHRIRVRPVSGEEGITTLREGSAEVVVQDAYAEGQVPARLTGTWWAGQVARILAPGGLLVVNAADEPGLRWLARFTATLRTALPHVGLLVLREVAKGRRYGNVVVVASDRPLDDVSLTRVAARATFPTTWRTSADTARTEAGVQPFGPDGQPSPPPPDSGVLRLR, from the coding sequence ATGTCCATCGTCTGGGACGAGCGGGGCGGGGCGACCGTCATGCGGGACGGCCACGCCCAGTCCTACGTCGATCCCGACGACCCGCTGCTGCTCGTCTTCGAGTACGTCGAGCAGATCGGCCTCGTCCTGCAGGCCCTGCGCCCGGACCCGGCACCGCTGGCGACCACCCACGTGGGCGGCGGCGGGCTGACCCTGGCCCGCTGGATCCACCGCGTCCACCCGGGCTCCCCCCAGATCGTGCTGGAGCCGGACGTCGCCCTGACCGAGCTGGTCCGCCGCGAGCTTCCGCTGCCGCGCGGCCACCGGATCCGGGTAAGGCCGGTCAGCGGTGAGGAGGGGATCACCACGCTGCGCGAGGGCTCGGCGGAGGTGGTCGTGCAGGACGCGTATGCCGAGGGGCAGGTCCCGGCCCGGCTGACCGGCACCTGGTGGGCCGGGCAGGTGGCCCGAATCCTGGCCCCGGGCGGCCTGCTGGTCGTCAACGCCGCCGACGAGCCCGGCCTGCGCTGGCTGGCCCGGTTCACCGCGACCCTGCGCACGGCGCTGCCGCACGTGGGGCTGCTGGTGCTGCGGGAGGTGGCGAAGGGCCGCCGCTATGGCAACGTCGTCGTGGTCGCCTCCGATCGTCCCCTCGACGACGTCTCGCTCACCCGGGTCGCTGCCCGGGCCACCTTCCCGACGACCTGGCGCACCAGCGCCGACACCGCGCGCACGGAAGCGGGGGTGCAACCGTTCGGGCCGGACGGTCAGCCGTCCCCACCACCGCCGGACAGCGGCGTGCTCCGCCTGCGCTGA
- a CDS encoding helix-turn-helix domain-containing protein, translating to MTESYLSRIGALIRDARRHKNLTQAELAELLGTSQSAVARFEQGKQNLSLEMIARIGEKLDSEIVQVSSGVPQNLRITGGVKLSGEIDVRTSKNAAVALLCASMINKGRTTLRNLARIEEVNRITEVLTSIGFKIRWLPDSSDLEIVPPEKIDLAAMDETAARRTRTIIMFLGPLLHEFDTFELPYAGGCDLGTRTVEPHMTALRQFGLEVTATTGSYHATVDTTVWPTRAIVLTERGDTVTENVLLAAARYRGTTVIRNASSNYMVQDLCVFLRELGVQIEGLGTTTLTVTGVEHIEQDIEYAPSEDPIEAMSLLAAAVVTGSEITIRRVPIEFMEIELAVLDTMGMEYDLTEEYRSANDHTRLVDLTTRPGPLKAPMDKIHPLPFPGLNIDNLPFFAIIAACAQGSTLIHDWVYENRAIYLTELTTLGAKVHLMDPHRVMIEGPTRWRAGEIMCPPALRPGVVILLAMLAAPGVSVLRNVYVINRGYEDLAVRLNALGAQIQTFRDI from the coding sequence ATGACCGAAAGCTACCTCAGCAGGATCGGCGCGCTCATCCGTGACGCCCGCCGCCACAAGAACCTCACCCAGGCCGAGCTGGCCGAGCTGCTGGGGACCAGCCAGAGCGCGGTCGCGCGCTTCGAGCAGGGCAAGCAGAACCTCTCGCTGGAGATGATCGCCCGCATCGGCGAGAAGCTGGACTCCGAGATCGTCCAGGTCTCCTCCGGCGTGCCCCAGAACCTGCGGATCACCGGCGGCGTCAAGCTCTCCGGCGAGATCGACGTGCGCACCTCCAAGAACGCCGCGGTCGCGCTCCTGTGCGCCTCGATGATCAACAAGGGCCGCACCACCCTGCGCAACCTCGCCCGGATCGAGGAGGTCAACCGGATCACCGAGGTGCTGACCTCGATCGGCTTCAAGATCCGCTGGCTCCCGGACTCCTCGGACCTGGAGATCGTGCCGCCGGAGAAGATCGACCTGGCCGCCATGGACGAGACGGCCGCACGCCGGACCCGCACCATCATCATGTTCCTCGGCCCGCTGCTGCACGAGTTCGACACCTTCGAGCTGCCCTACGCCGGCGGCTGCGATCTCGGCACCCGCACCGTCGAGCCGCACATGACCGCCCTGCGGCAGTTCGGCCTCGAGGTCACCGCCACCACCGGGTCCTACCACGCCACCGTCGACACCACGGTCTGGCCGACCCGCGCGATCGTGCTCACCGAGCGCGGCGACACCGTCACCGAGAACGTCCTGCTCGCCGCGGCGCGCTACCGGGGCACCACGGTGATCCGCAACGCCTCCAGCAACTACATGGTCCAGGACCTGTGCGTCTTCCTGCGCGAGCTGGGGGTGCAGATCGAGGGCCTGGGCACCACCACCCTGACCGTCACCGGCGTGGAGCACATCGAGCAGGACATCGAGTACGCCCCCTCCGAGGACCCCATCGAGGCGATGAGCCTGCTGGCCGCCGCCGTCGTGACCGGCAGCGAGATCACCATCCGCCGGGTGCCGATCGAGTTCATGGAGATCGAGCTCGCGGTGCTGGACACGATGGGTATGGAGTACGACCTCACCGAGGAGTACCGCTCCGCCAACGACCACACCCGCCTGGTCGACCTGACGACCAGGCCCGGGCCGCTCAAGGCACCGATGGACAAGATCCACCCGCTGCCCTTCCCCGGCCTGAACATCGACAACCTGCCGTTCTTCGCCATCATCGCCGCCTGCGCGCAGGGCTCGACGCTCATCCACGACTGGGTCTACGAGAACCGCGCGATCTACCTCACCGAGCTGACCACGCTCGGCGCCAAGGTCCACCTGATGGACCCGCACCGGGTGATGATCGAGGGCCCGACCCGGTGGCGCGCCGGGGAGATCATGTGCCCGCCGGCGCTGCGCCCCGGCGTGGTGATCCTGCTCGCGATGCTGGCCGCCCCCGGGGTCTCGGTGCTGCGCAACGTCTACGTGATCAACCGCGGCTACGAGGACCTGGCCGTGCGGCTCAACGCCCTCGGCGCCCAGATCCAGACCTTCCGCGACATCTGA
- a CDS encoding HRDC domain-containing protein: MAVDPALDADPSSDFEPLDVPAEGVPRVVDTEAALQEALGALRSGAGSVAVDAERASGYRYGQRAYLVQLRREGAGTLLIDPVAFEDLTAVGDALEGTEWVLHAATQDIPCLAEVGMRPTQLFDTELGGRLAGLPRVGLSAVLEYYLGVTLAKEHSAVDWSTRPLPEPWLRYAALDVELLVDLRDRMERDLAEQGKLEWARQEFDALTRFTGPPGPDDPDAWRRTSGMHRLRKPRALAALRELWQVRDAIARERDVSPGRVLPDSTLVDLALRQPVHATDLAPERAERSHSRQRRAEQGLLRHQRAWLGAIRAAQELTEEELPEPTKRGEGPPPPRAWADRDPEAAARLTQVRAGLVELSEQVDIPVENLMQPDTVRRLLWRPPAQRDAEGLDAAAAEQGARPWQRELVVPLLVSAVERHP; the protein is encoded by the coding sequence ATGGCGGTCGATCCGGCGCTGGACGCCGATCCCAGCAGCGACTTCGAACCGTTGGACGTGCCCGCCGAGGGTGTCCCCCGCGTCGTCGACACCGAAGCGGCCCTGCAGGAGGCGCTGGGCGCCCTGCGCTCCGGCGCGGGATCGGTCGCCGTCGACGCCGAGCGCGCCTCCGGCTACCGCTACGGGCAGCGTGCCTACCTCGTCCAGCTGCGCCGTGAGGGCGCCGGCACCCTGCTCATCGACCCGGTCGCCTTCGAGGATCTCACCGCCGTCGGCGACGCGCTCGAGGGCACCGAGTGGGTCCTGCACGCCGCGACCCAGGACATCCCCTGCCTGGCCGAGGTCGGCATGCGCCCGACGCAGCTGTTCGACACCGAGCTCGGCGGGCGGCTGGCCGGCCTGCCCCGCGTAGGGCTCTCGGCGGTCCTGGAGTACTACCTCGGCGTGACCCTGGCCAAGGAGCACTCCGCCGTCGACTGGTCGACCCGACCGCTGCCCGAGCCCTGGCTGCGGTACGCCGCGCTCGACGTCGAGCTGCTCGTCGACCTGCGCGACCGGATGGAGCGGGACCTGGCCGAGCAGGGCAAGCTGGAGTGGGCGCGGCAGGAGTTCGACGCGCTGACCCGGTTCACCGGTCCCCCCGGCCCCGACGACCCGGACGCCTGGCGACGCACCTCCGGCATGCACCGGCTGCGCAAGCCCCGCGCGCTGGCGGCGTTGCGCGAGCTCTGGCAGGTCCGGGACGCCATCGCCCGCGAGCGCGACGTCTCCCCCGGGCGGGTCCTGCCCGACAGCACGCTGGTCGACCTCGCGCTGCGCCAGCCGGTGCACGCCACCGACCTGGCGCCGGAGCGGGCCGAGCGCTCGCACAGCCGGCAGCGGCGGGCCGAGCAGGGGCTGCTGCGGCACCAGCGCGCGTGGCTGGGCGCGATCCGCGCCGCCCAGGAACTCACGGAGGAGGAGCTGCCGGAGCCGACGAAGCGCGGAGAAGGCCCACCACCGCCACGGGCCTGGGCGGACCGGGACCCCGAGGCCGCCGCGCGACTGACCCAGGTGAGGGCCGGGCTCGTCGAGCTGTCCGAACAGGTCGACATTCCCGTGGAGAACCTCATGCAGCCCGACACCGTGCGGCGGCTGCTCTGGCGCCCACCCGCGCAGCGCGACGCCGAGGGCCTGGACGCCGCCGCGGCGGAGCAGGGCGCGCGGCCCTGGCAGCGCGAGCTGGTGGTCCCGCTGCTGGTCAGCGCGGTGGAGCGCCACCCCTAG
- a CDS encoding DUF3000 domain-containing protein: protein MVSRISDARPRQRSAGTPVAPEDTLFTRALAGIREAQVRPELVLEEVPAPSRLAPHAVALSGEVIPSHLTDDDDAAATGRFVLLHDPEGPEPWEGTWRAVTYAKAQMEPEVGHDPLAGQAGWSWLIDALDEAGLAYTAPAGTVTCVTSESFGALADREPSVELEIRASWTPVLTPDREPAELAATLGAWGDLLCTLAGLPPLPEGVVALSGTRR, encoded by the coding sequence GTGGTGAGCCGGATCAGTGACGCACGCCCCCGACAGCGGTCGGCGGGCACGCCTGTCGCGCCGGAGGACACCCTCTTCACCCGGGCCCTGGCCGGGATCCGCGAGGCGCAGGTCCGCCCGGAGCTGGTGCTGGAGGAGGTGCCGGCGCCCTCGCGGCTGGCGCCGCACGCGGTCGCGCTCTCCGGCGAGGTCATCCCCTCCCACCTCACCGACGACGACGATGCGGCCGCCACCGGGCGGTTCGTCCTGCTGCACGACCCCGAGGGGCCCGAGCCGTGGGAGGGCACCTGGCGGGCGGTGACCTACGCCAAGGCCCAGATGGAGCCCGAGGTCGGGCACGACCCCCTCGCCGGGCAGGCCGGCTGGTCCTGGCTGATCGACGCCCTCGACGAGGCCGGCCTGGCGTACACCGCCCCGGCAGGCACCGTCACCTGCGTCACGTCCGAGAGCTTCGGGGCGCTCGCCGACCGGGAGCCCAGCGTGGAGCTGGAGATCCGGGCGTCCTGGACCCCGGTCCTGACCCCCGACCGCGAGCCCGCCGAGCTGGCTGCGACCCTGGGGGCCTGGGGCGACCTACTCTGCACGCTCGCCGGCCTGCCCCCGTTGCCGGAGGGCGTCGTCGCGCTCTCCGGGACGCGCCGCTGA
- a CDS encoding GNAT family N-acetyltransferase — MSPSSASDDSSAAPVPVAAARARIVGALPRHTSRLVLRELTLADIEAVHAYRSLPEVTRYLGHPPLDPDGTRDLVHRWLGDPAALSVALELGGEVIGDMRLWFRRSSAMSPAVTEEVDAGLGYALHPDHQRRGLATEAVGEVVQLVLDAGGVRRITARVFAAARPSSALLRRLGFHLDGVDRAAVLAPEGGAWWDDECWSLLQSDG, encoded by the coding sequence ATGTCTCCTTCCTCCGCCTCTGACGACTCGTCTGCCGCGCCGGTACCGGTGGCCGCGGCCCGCGCCCGGATCGTGGGTGCACTGCCACGGCATACCTCCCGGCTCGTCCTGCGCGAGCTGACCCTGGCTGACATCGAGGCTGTGCACGCCTACCGCTCGCTGCCGGAGGTGACGCGCTACCTCGGTCATCCCCCGCTCGACCCGGACGGGACGCGGGACCTGGTCCACAGGTGGCTCGGAGACCCGGCCGCGCTGAGCGTGGCGCTCGAGCTCGGCGGCGAGGTGATCGGCGACATGCGGCTGTGGTTCCGGCGGTCCTCGGCCATGTCACCCGCCGTGACGGAAGAGGTCGACGCCGGTCTGGGCTACGCCCTGCATCCCGACCATCAGCGCCGGGGGCTGGCGACGGAGGCGGTGGGCGAGGTCGTGCAGCTGGTCCTCGACGCCGGCGGCGTCCGTCGGATCACCGCCCGCGTGTTCGCGGCGGCCCGGCCCTCGTCGGCGCTGCTGCGCCGCCTGGGGTTCCACCTGGACGGGGTGGACCGCGCGGCGGTGCTGGCACCCGAGGGCGGGGCCTGGTGGGACGACGAGTGCTGGTCCCTGCTCCAGAGCGACGGGTGA
- the hemE gene encoding uroporphyrinogen decarboxylase, with the protein MTIPVQQTSPTSPADSPLVRAARRQEVPHTPVWFMRQAGRSLPEYRTLREGVPMLQSCRTPELVTEITLQPVRRHGVDAAIFFSDIVVPLQAVGLDLDIVPGTGPVVAEPVRTRADLDRIPELTPEHIPDIAESVRLLVAELGATPLIGFAGAPFTLASYLVEGGPSKNHERTKALMHGDPELWHDLCARLAQISLSFLQVQAAAGASAVQLFDSWAGFLSRSDYERYVLPHSQRVLQDFAQAHPDVPRIHFGVGTGELLPLMADAGTEVIGVDYRVSLTDALERTGSRYAVQGNLDPALLFAPWEALERRVREIVAEGQAAPGHIFNLGHGVLPHTDPDALTRVTALVHELTG; encoded by the coding sequence GTGACCATTCCCGTGCAGCAGACCAGCCCGACCTCGCCCGCCGACAGCCCTCTGGTGCGGGCCGCCCGCCGGCAGGAGGTGCCGCATACCCCGGTGTGGTTCATGCGCCAGGCGGGCAGGTCGCTGCCCGAGTACCGCACACTGCGCGAGGGCGTGCCGATGCTCCAGTCCTGCCGCACGCCGGAGCTGGTCACCGAGATCACCCTGCAGCCCGTGCGGCGGCACGGGGTCGATGCGGCGATCTTCTTCTCCGACATCGTCGTGCCGCTGCAGGCGGTGGGTCTGGACCTGGACATCGTCCCCGGCACCGGCCCCGTCGTCGCCGAGCCGGTGCGCACCCGGGCCGACCTCGACCGCATCCCCGAGCTGACGCCGGAGCACATCCCCGACATCGCCGAGTCGGTGCGCCTGCTCGTCGCCGAGCTGGGCGCCACCCCGCTCATCGGCTTCGCCGGGGCGCCGTTCACCCTGGCCTCCTACCTCGTCGAGGGTGGCCCGTCGAAGAACCACGAGCGCACCAAGGCGCTCATGCACGGCGACCCCGAGCTGTGGCACGACCTGTGCGCCCGGCTGGCCCAGATCTCCCTCAGCTTCCTGCAGGTCCAGGCCGCGGCCGGGGCCAGCGCGGTCCAGCTGTTCGACTCCTGGGCGGGGTTCCTGTCCCGGTCCGACTACGAGCGGTACGTCCTGCCGCACTCCCAGCGCGTCCTGCAGGACTTCGCGCAGGCGCACCCGGACGTGCCGCGGATCCACTTCGGCGTGGGCACCGGGGAGCTGCTGCCGCTCATGGCCGACGCCGGCACCGAGGTGATCGGCGTCGACTACCGGGTCAGCCTCACCGACGCGCTGGAGCGCACCGGCAGCCGGTATGCGGTGCAGGGCAACCTTGACCCCGCCCTGCTGTTCGCCCCCTGGGAGGCGCTGGAGCGTCGGGTCCGCGAGATCGTCGCTGAGGGGCAGGCGGCTCCGGGGCACATCTTCAACCTCGGGCACGGCGTCCTGCCGCACACCGACCCCGACGCCCTGACCCGGGTCACGGCGCTGGTGCACGAGCTCACCGGCTGA
- a CDS encoding Type 1 glutamine amidotransferase-like domain-containing protein — protein sequence MKLLLTSGGVTNASIHAALEALLGKAVGEAHALVVPTAQWGHPQCGPASVRGLVAAEPSWQHFTGLGWASLGVLELTALPTVGAERWEPWVRAADALLVDGGDATYLHHWVRESGLAELLPSLQDTVWVGVSAGSMVMTPRIGDDFVEWAGAPDDQTLGVVDFSIFPHLDAWPSNSLEHARRWAADIGGSAYAIDEQTAIRVVDGVVEVVSEGHWERFEGGRPVE from the coding sequence GTGAAGCTGCTGCTGACATCCGGTGGCGTGACGAACGCGAGCATCCACGCCGCGCTGGAGGCGCTGCTCGGCAAGGCAGTAGGGGAGGCGCACGCCCTCGTCGTGCCGACGGCCCAGTGGGGGCACCCGCAGTGCGGGCCGGCGTCGGTGCGCGGACTGGTCGCCGCCGAGCCGTCCTGGCAGCACTTCACCGGGTTGGGGTGGGCCTCCCTCGGCGTGCTGGAGCTCACGGCGCTGCCGACCGTGGGCGCCGAGCGCTGGGAGCCCTGGGTCCGGGCGGCGGACGCGCTCCTCGTGGACGGCGGCGACGCGACATACCTGCACCACTGGGTGCGGGAGTCCGGGCTGGCCGAGCTGCTGCCCAGCCTTCAGGACACGGTCTGGGTCGGGGTCAGCGCCGGCAGCATGGTGATGACGCCCCGGATCGGTGACGACTTCGTGGAGTGGGCCGGTGCGCCCGACGACCAGACCCTGGGTGTCGTCGACTTCTCGATCTTCCCGCACCTGGACGCCTGGCCCAGCAACAGCCTGGAGCACGCTCGCCGGTGGGCCGCCGACATCGGCGGGTCGGCCTACGCGATCGACGAGCAGACGGCGATCAGAGTCGTCGACGGCGTCGTCGAGGTCGTCTCGGAGGGCCACTGGGAGCGGTTCGAGGGCGGCCGGCCCGTCGAGTGA
- a CDS encoding ABC-F family ATP-binding cassette domain-containing protein, with amino-acid sequence MGHVDLSQISFVLPDGRPLLDEVSFRVGEGAVVALVGPNGTGKTTLLRIIAGDLQPHGGSITRTGGLGVMRQFIGAVRDDSTARDLLVSVAPERIAQAARALDDAELAIMEVDDEPAQMAYAQALADWGDVGGYEQETRWDEVTTAALGMPFEQAQWRKVTTLSGGEQKRLVLEALLRGPEEVLLLDEPDNFLDVPGKQWLESALRETSKTVLLVSHDRELLSTAATRIVTLEPGAAGATAWTHPASFATWHQAREERNAKLEEALRRWDEEHAKLRKLMLMYKQKAAYNADMAARYQAARTRLHRFEEAGPPEKVAHEQNVRMRLTGGRTAKRAVVCERLELLAPGEGDAGTTDAPRGTGRAAEAGRADTALMRPFDLEVWYGERVAVLGSNGSGKSHFLRLLAAGGSDPDVEHQPVGGEAGKPAPVRHTGVARLGSRVRPGWFAQTHEGLRSVEAGRTLLEILHRGDEHRHGRTRDEAARVLDRYGLARAAEQTFESLSGGQQARFQILLLELSGATLLLLDEPTDNLDLHSAEALEEGLAGFEGTVLAVTHDRWFARGFDRFLVFGADGTVYEADEPVWDEARVRRRR; translated from the coding sequence GTGGGACACGTCGACCTCAGCCAGATCTCCTTCGTCCTGCCCGACGGGCGCCCGCTGCTGGACGAGGTGAGCTTCCGGGTCGGGGAGGGCGCCGTGGTGGCGCTCGTCGGACCCAACGGCACCGGCAAGACCACGCTGCTGCGGATCATCGCCGGCGACCTGCAGCCGCACGGCGGCTCGATCACCCGCACCGGCGGGCTCGGGGTGATGCGCCAGTTCATCGGTGCGGTCCGCGACGACTCCACCGCCCGTGACCTGTTGGTCTCGGTGGCCCCGGAGCGGATCGCGCAGGCCGCCCGTGCGCTGGACGACGCCGAGCTCGCGATCATGGAGGTCGACGACGAACCGGCCCAGATGGCCTACGCCCAGGCCCTGGCCGACTGGGGCGACGTCGGCGGCTACGAGCAGGAGACGCGCTGGGACGAGGTGACGACCGCCGCCCTGGGTATGCCGTTCGAGCAGGCGCAGTGGCGCAAGGTCACCACCCTGTCCGGCGGGGAGCAGAAGCGCCTCGTCCTGGAGGCCCTGCTCCGGGGGCCCGAGGAGGTGCTGCTCCTGGACGAGCCGGACAACTTCCTTGACGTCCCCGGCAAGCAGTGGCTGGAGTCCGCGCTGCGGGAGACCTCGAAGACCGTGCTGCTGGTCAGCCACGACCGGGAGCTGCTGAGCACCGCGGCGACCCGCATCGTCACCCTCGAGCCCGGCGCGGCCGGCGCCACCGCCTGGACCCACCCGGCCAGCTTCGCGACCTGGCACCAGGCGCGTGAGGAGCGCAACGCCAAGCTGGAGGAGGCGCTGCGCCGCTGGGACGAGGAGCACGCCAAGCTGCGCAAGCTCATGCTCATGTATAAGCAGAAGGCGGCCTACAACGCCGACATGGCCGCGCGCTACCAGGCGGCCCGGACCCGGCTGCACCGCTTCGAGGAGGCCGGCCCGCCGGAGAAGGTCGCCCACGAGCAGAACGTGCGGATGCGGCTGACCGGTGGGCGCACCGCCAAGCGTGCGGTCGTCTGCGAGCGCCTGGAGCTGCTGGCCCCCGGGGAAGGTGATGCGGGGACGACCGATGCGCCGCGCGGCACAGGCAGGGCGGCCGAGGCGGGCAGGGCCGACACGGCGCTCATGCGGCCGTTCGACCTGGAGGTCTGGTACGGCGAGCGGGTCGCCGTCCTGGGCTCGAACGGCTCCGGCAAGTCGCACTTCCTGCGGCTGCTGGCCGCCGGCGGCTCCGACCCCGACGTCGAGCACCAGCCGGTCGGCGGTGAGGCGGGGAAGCCGGCGCCGGTACGGCATACCGGGGTGGCCAGGCTGGGCTCCCGGGTGCGGCCGGGCTGGTTCGCGCAGACCCACGAGGGGCTGCGGTCCGTCGAGGCGGGCCGGACCCTGCTCGAGATCCTGCACCGCGGGGACGAGCACCGGCACGGGCGCACGCGCGACGAGGCTGCCCGGGTGCTCGACCGCTACGGCTTGGCACGGGCGGCCGAGCAGACCTTCGAGAGCCTCTCCGGCGGCCAGCAGGCCCGGTTCCAGATCCTGCTGCTGGAGCTCTCCGGCGCCACGCTGCTGCTGCTCGACGAGCCGACCGACAACCTCGACCTGCACTCGGCGGAGGCGCTGGAGGAGGGACTGGCCGGCTTCGAGGGGACCGTGCTCGCGGTGACGCACGACCGCTGGTTCGCCCGCGGCTTCGACCGCTTCCTGGTCTTCGGCGCGGACGGGACCGTCTACGAGGCGGACGAACCGGTCTGGGACGAGGCCCGGGTGCGGCGACGCCGCTGA
- the nadE gene encoding ammonia-dependent NAD(+) synthetase, with protein MTDQQLQQEIRTALEVTDPESFDAAREAERRVDFLARYLQETGLRGYVLGISGGVDSTAAGRLAQLAVERVREAGGEARFVGIRLPYREQKDEADAKAAVEWIGADEILTVDIGPATDALWEELERAGIGGDQETAHYHRGNVKARERMVAQFAVAGVRGMAVLGTDQAAEAMVGFYTKFGDGAADLVPLFGLPKRRVRDICRWLGAPDSLVNKVPTADLESDRPMLADEEALGVTYAAIDDYLEGKEVSQEDEATIVGWYRRTAHKRALPITPDGFLGRSGGRDAMSQQVIKDEPEAQGPSA; from the coding sequence ATGACCGACCAGCAGCTGCAGCAGGAGATCCGGACCGCCCTGGAAGTGACTGACCCTGAGTCCTTCGACGCCGCCCGCGAGGCCGAGCGCCGGGTCGACTTCCTGGCCCGCTACCTGCAGGAGACCGGGCTGCGCGGCTACGTCCTGGGCATCAGTGGCGGGGTGGACTCCACGGCCGCCGGGCGGCTGGCCCAGCTCGCGGTGGAGCGGGTGCGCGAGGCCGGTGGCGAGGCGCGGTTCGTCGGGATCCGGCTGCCGTACCGCGAGCAGAAGGACGAGGCCGACGCGAAGGCCGCGGTGGAGTGGATCGGCGCCGACGAGATCCTCACCGTCGACATCGGCCCCGCGACCGACGCCCTGTGGGAGGAGCTGGAGCGGGCCGGCATCGGCGGCGACCAGGAGACCGCCCACTACCACCGCGGCAACGTCAAGGCGCGCGAGCGGATGGTGGCGCAGTTCGCCGTCGCCGGCGTGCGGGGCATGGCCGTGCTCGGGACCGACCAGGCCGCCGAGGCCATGGTCGGCTTCTACACCAAGTTCGGCGACGGGGCCGCCGACCTGGTGCCGCTGTTCGGCCTGCCCAAGCGCCGCGTGCGGGACATCTGCCGCTGGCTCGGGGCACCGGACTCCCTGGTCAACAAGGTGCCGACCGCGGACCTGGAGAGCGACCGCCCGATGCTGGCCGACGAGGAGGCTCTCGGGGTGACCTACGCCGCCATCGACGACTACCTGGAGGGCAAGGAGGTCTCGCAGGAGGACGAGGCGACGATCGTCGGCTGGTACCGCCGTACCGCCCACAAGCGGGCGCTGCCGATCACCCCCGACGGTTTCCTGGGTCGCTCCGGCGGTCGGGACGCCATGTCGCAGCAGGTCATCAAGGACGAGCCCGAGGCCCAGGGGCCGTCCGCCTAA